The following coding sequences are from one Ancylobacter sp. TS-1 window:
- a CDS encoding DUF423 domain-containing protein yields MNAFRRFLVLLAGLMGASGVAAAAAGAHMNPDPNLLTAAYFLMFGAPAVIGAVAFAAARGAEWSLATSGAAVIALGTVLFSGALAARALWGIVIFPMAAPTGGTMLILGWLVLGLAAFERRARVG; encoded by the coding sequence ATGAACGCCTTTCGCCGCTTTCTCGTCCTTCTGGCCGGGCTGATGGGAGCGTCGGGCGTGGCGGCGGCAGCGGCGGGGGCGCACATGAACCCCGATCCGAACCTCCTCACCGCCGCCTATTTCCTCATGTTCGGCGCGCCGGCGGTGATCGGCGCGGTTGCGTTTGCCGCCGCGCGGGGGGCGGAATGGTCTCTGGCTACCTCGGGGGCGGCGGTGATCGCACTGGGAACGGTGCTGTTTTCAGGTGCACTGGCGGCGCGAGCCCTTTGGGGCATCGTGATTTTTCCTATGGCCGCGCCGACCGGCGGGACTATGCTGATCCTCGGGTGGCTGGTCCTGGGACTGGCGGCTTTCGAGCGGAGAGCCCGTGTCGGCTGA
- the cobG gene encoding precorrin-3B synthase, producing the protein MSAVAAMRRGACPSLPEPMPTGDGLLARLQPLEPLTFDQLAGLARLAHETGNGILEVTARGKLQLRGLTPQSAPRLAEGVARLAIALPEGFPVEHGALAGLDPAARADPRRLATMISEGAAPLVPRLAPKMSVTLDAGGALSLAALKADIALTATGACWRVALAGREAGTVDAARAATLVVDLLGALAQDGPQARMADLVAREGLDALVGRRRLTPGDAPLARDAADPVGTHALNDGTVALGLGLAFGQVRGEALEVLAQEAREAGARHAEPAAGRALLLVGLPREAVPGLMAQAAALGFITDAADPRRRVFACAGRPACASARMETHALATELAPHVRHGELHVSGCAKGCAHPAPARLTIVGLDEGAGLVVEGTPRDVLARSRPPGIVPEARLRALARDFLDKDEG; encoded by the coding sequence ATGAGCGCGGTGGCCGCCATGCGGCGGGGCGCCTGCCCCTCGCTGCCCGAACCGATGCCGACCGGCGACGGGCTGCTGGCGCGGCTTCAGCCGCTGGAGCCGCTCACATTCGATCAACTGGCCGGGTTGGCGCGGCTGGCGCATGAGACGGGCAACGGCATTCTTGAAGTGACGGCGCGCGGCAAGCTGCAATTACGCGGGCTGACGCCGCAGAGCGCGCCCCGGCTGGCGGAAGGCGTGGCGCGGCTCGCCATCGCGCTGCCGGAGGGATTCCCGGTCGAGCATGGCGCGCTGGCCGGGCTCGACCCGGCGGCTCGCGCCGACCCGCGCCGGCTGGCGACGATGATCAGCGAGGGCGCCGCCCCGCTGGTGCCGCGCCTCGCGCCGAAGATGTCGGTGACGCTCGATGCCGGTGGCGCGCTGTCGCTCGCCGCGCTCAAGGCCGACATCGCGCTGACCGCGACGGGGGCCTGCTGGCGCGTCGCGCTGGCTGGGCGGGAGGCGGGCACGGTCGACGCGGCGCGGGCGGCGACGCTGGTTGTCGATCTGCTGGGCGCGCTGGCGCAGGACGGGCCGCAGGCGCGCATGGCCGACCTTGTGGCGCGCGAGGGGCTCGACGCGCTCGTGGGGCGCCGTCGCCTCACCCCCGGCGATGCCCCGCTTGCGCGGGACGCCGCCGACCCGGTGGGCACCCACGCGTTGAACGACGGCACCGTCGCGCTCGGGCTCGGCCTCGCCTTCGGGCAGGTGCGCGGGGAGGCGCTGGAGGTTCTGGCGCAGGAGGCCCGCGAGGCCGGCGCCCGCCATGCCGAGCCGGCCGCCGGGCGGGCGCTGCTGCTCGTCGGGCTGCCGCGCGAGGCCGTGCCGGGGCTCATGGCGCAGGCCGCCGCGCTCGGCTTCATCACCGATGCCGCCGATCCGCGCCGCCGGGTCTTCGCCTGCGCCGGGCGACCGGCCTGTGCCTCCGCGCGCATGGAGACCCACGCGCTGGCAACGGAACTGGCGCCGCATGTGCGGCACGGCGAACTGCATGTTTCGGGCTGCGCCAAGGGCTGCGCGCATCCCGCGCCGGCCCGGCTCACCATTGTGGGGCTGGACGAGGGGGCGGGTCTCGTGGTCGAAGGCACGCCGCGCGATGTTCTCGCGCGGAGCCGGCCGCCGGGCATCGTGCCCGAGGCCCGGCTGCGCGCGCTGGCGCGGGACTTTCTGGACAAGGACGAGGGCTGA
- a CDS encoding precorrin-3B C(17)-methyltransferase has translation MTKAGKTAGPATGRLTVIGLGPGEERFLTGQAQAALAEAEAVYGYIPYLDRVPAREGQTRHPSDNREELVRAGAALAHAAAGARVAMVSGGDPGVFAMAAAVIEAIETGPEEWRALEVEIVPGITAMLAVAAKCGAPLGHDFCAVSLSDNLKPWEVIEQRLRLAAKAGFAMAFYNPVSKARPHQLDTAFDILREELPAEVPVIFGRAVGRPDERIRVVPLANARGHMADMATCVIVGSPETRIVARPGRPALVYTPRRSGDA, from the coding sequence ATGACGAAGGCGGGCAAGACGGCGGGCCCTGCGACGGGGCGGCTGACCGTCATCGGCCTCGGGCCGGGCGAGGAACGCTTCCTCACCGGGCAGGCGCAGGCGGCGCTGGCCGAGGCCGAGGCGGTCTATGGCTACATCCCCTATCTCGACCGCGTGCCAGCCCGCGAAGGCCAGACGCGCCATCCGTCCGACAATCGCGAAGAACTGGTGCGGGCCGGCGCCGCGCTCGCCCATGCGGCGGCGGGGGCGCGGGTGGCGATGGTTTCCGGCGGCGATCCCGGCGTGTTCGCCATGGCGGCGGCGGTGATCGAGGCGATCGAGACGGGGCCGGAGGAATGGCGCGCGCTGGAGGTCGAGATCGTGCCGGGCATCACCGCCATGCTGGCGGTGGCGGCCAAGTGCGGCGCGCCGCTCGGTCATGATTTCTGCGCCGTCTCGCTGTCGGACAACCTCAAGCCGTGGGAGGTGATCGAGCAGCGCCTGCGCCTCGCGGCCAAGGCCGGCTTTGCCATGGCCTTCTACAACCCGGTGTCGAAGGCGCGCCCGCACCAGCTCGACACCGCCTTCGACATATTGCGCGAGGAACTGCCGGCCGAGGTGCCGGTGATCTTCGGGCGCGCGGTGGGAAGGCCGGACGAGCGCATCCGCGTGGTGCCGCTCGCCAATGCGCGCGGCCACATGGCCGACATGGCGACCTGCGTCATCGTCGGCTCGCCGGAGACCCGCATCGTCGCGCGCCCGGGCCGGCCGGCGCTGGTCTACACGCCCCGGCGGTCGGGGGATGCCTGA
- a CDS encoding precorrin-8X methylmutase, producing MSIPTDYERDGNAIYERSFAIIREEADLGRFTPDEADVAVRMIHACGLVEAAFAIDFAPGLVRAARNALAAGAPILCDAAMVAHGITRARLPANNEVICTLREPAVPGLAERLGTTRSAAALELWRDRMEGAVVAIGNAPTALFRLLEMLDAGAPKPAAILGIPVGFVGAAESKDALAAGDHGVPWLVVRGRLGGSAMTAAAVNALARPGI from the coding sequence GTGTCGATCCCGACCGACTATGAGCGCGACGGCAACGCGATCTATGAGCGCTCCTTCGCCATCATCCGCGAGGAGGCCGACCTCGGCCGCTTCACGCCTGACGAGGCCGACGTCGCGGTACGCATGATCCATGCCTGCGGGCTGGTGGAAGCCGCCTTCGCCATCGACTTCGCGCCGGGGCTGGTCCGGGCCGCCCGCAACGCGCTTGCCGCCGGTGCGCCGATCCTGTGCGACGCCGCGATGGTGGCGCATGGCATTACCCGCGCCCGCCTGCCGGCGAATAACGAGGTGATCTGCACCCTGCGCGAGCCCGCCGTGCCGGGCCTTGCCGAGCGGCTCGGCACCACGCGCTCGGCCGCCGCGCTGGAACTGTGGCGCGACCGGATGGAAGGCGCCGTCGTCGCCATCGGCAACGCCCCGACCGCGCTGTTCCGCCTGTTGGAGATGCTCGACGCCGGGGCGCCGAAACCGGCCGCCATTCTTGGCATTCCCGTGGGCTTTGTCGGTGCGGCCGAATCCAAGGACGCGCTGGCGGCCGGCGACCATGGCGTGCCGTGGCTGGTGGTGCGCGGGCGGCTGGGCGGCAGCGCCATGACGGCGGCGGCGGTCAACGCGCTGGCGAGGCCGGGCATATGA
- the cbiE gene encoding precorrin-6y C5,15-methyltransferase (decarboxylating) subunit CbiE: protein MRAVESIAPESILAAPRDDAPDVRWLSIVGIGEDGLDGLSPAARAVIEAAEIVFGGVRHLALAGDAVKGEARAWPSPFERGVAEVLALRGRKVCVLASGDPFLHGVGAVLARHVAAGEIAAMPAPSSFSLAASRLGWALAETGCLTVHGRSLDLVRAHLHPGRRLLVLTSDGAGPGEIARLLTESGFGGSTLHVLEALGGPRERVRSGPAEGFDLADVDPLNLVGIELVAGEGARIIARAPGLPDDLFENDGQLTKREIRAVTLSALSPRRGELLWDIGAGAGSVGIEWMLADPSLRAIGIEADPERAARARRNAGALGVPGLEIVEGLAPDALAGLPVPDAVFVGGGAGAPGVLDAAIAALRPGGRLVVNAVTLETEALLVARHGAQGGELVRLSVARAAPVGGLTGWRPAMPVTQWIWVKPGARP from the coding sequence ATGCGGGCCGTTGAGTCCATCGCGCCGGAATCCATCCTCGCGGCGCCGCGCGACGATGCGCCGGACGTGCGCTGGTTGTCCATCGTCGGCATTGGCGAGGACGGTCTCGACGGCCTGTCGCCGGCCGCGCGCGCGGTCATCGAAGCGGCGGAGATCGTGTTCGGCGGGGTGCGGCACCTCGCGCTGGCCGGCGACGCGGTGAAGGGCGAGGCGCGCGCCTGGCCGAGCCCGTTCGAGCGCGGCGTCGCCGAGGTGCTGGCGCTGCGTGGCCGCAAGGTGTGCGTGCTGGCTTCGGGCGACCCGTTCCTCCATGGCGTCGGCGCGGTGCTGGCGCGCCACGTGGCGGCCGGCGAGATCGCGGCCATGCCCGCGCCGTCCTCCTTCAGCCTCGCCGCCTCGCGGCTCGGCTGGGCGCTGGCCGAGACTGGCTGCCTCACCGTGCATGGCCGCTCGCTCGACCTTGTGCGGGCGCATCTGCACCCCGGCCGTCGGCTCTTGGTGCTGACTTCCGACGGTGCCGGGCCGGGCGAGATCGCGCGTTTGCTGACCGAGAGCGGCTTCGGCGGCTCCACGCTGCATGTGCTGGAGGCGCTGGGCGGACCGCGCGAGCGGGTGCGCTCGGGGCCGGCGGAAGGTTTCGATCTTGCCGACGTCGACCCGCTCAATCTCGTCGGCATCGAACTGGTTGCCGGGGAGGGCGCCCGCATCATCGCCCGCGCGCCGGGGCTGCCGGACGATCTCTTCGAGAATGACGGCCAGCTGACCAAGCGCGAGATCCGCGCGGTGACGCTTTCCGCGCTCAGTCCGCGCCGGGGCGAACTCCTGTGGGACATCGGCGCCGGGGCGGGGTCCGTCGGCATCGAATGGATGCTGGCCGATCCTTCGCTCCGCGCCATCGGCATCGAGGCGGACCCCGAGCGCGCCGCCCGGGCGCGGCGCAATGCCGGCGCTCTCGGCGTGCCGGGGCTGGAGATCGTCGAGGGGCTGGCGCCCGACGCGCTGGCCGGCCTTCCCGTGCCGGACGCGGTGTTCGTCGGCGGCGGGGCCGGGGCGCCGGGCGTGCTCGACGCCGCGATCGCCGCGCTGCGGCCCGGCGGGCGGCTCGTGGTCAATGCGGTGACGCTGGAGACCGAGGCGCTGCTGGTCGCCCGCCATGGCGCGCAGGGTGGGGAACTCGTCCGCCTGTCGGTCGCCCGCGCGGCGCCCGTGGGCGGACTCACCGGCTGGCGGCCGGCGATGCCGGTCACGCAATGGATCTGGGTGAAGCCGGGAGCGCGCCCGTGA
- the cobM gene encoding precorrin-4 C(11)-methyltransferase — translation MTVHFIGAGPGAADLMTLRGRDLIARSPVCLYAGSIVPPEVLGWCPPGARIIDTAPLALDDIEAEFLAAEAAGHDVARLQSGDLSIYSAVAEQVRRLERHAIPYTLTPGVPAFAAASAVLGRELTVPGLAQSLVVTRVSGRASAMPEGETLAAFGATGATLAVHLAIHALERVVAELAPVCGADCPVAVVVEASRPAERVISGTLADIVAKVAAEPVERTALILVGRALAADGFRESALYDATYQRRFRGRE, via the coding sequence ATGACGGTTCATTTCATCGGCGCCGGCCCGGGCGCGGCGGATCTGATGACGCTGCGCGGGCGCGACCTGATCGCCCGCTCACCCGTCTGCCTCTATGCCGGCTCCATCGTGCCGCCCGAGGTGCTGGGCTGGTGCCCGCCGGGCGCGCGCATCATCGACACGGCGCCGCTCGCGCTCGACGACATCGAGGCGGAGTTTCTCGCCGCCGAGGCCGCCGGCCATGACGTGGCGCGGCTGCAATCGGGCGACCTGTCCATCTATTCGGCGGTCGCCGAGCAGGTGCGCCGGCTGGAGCGGCACGCCATCCCCTACACGCTCACCCCCGGCGTGCCGGCCTTCGCGGCGGCGAGCGCGGTGCTGGGGCGCGAGCTGACCGTGCCGGGGCTGGCACAGAGCCTCGTCGTCACCCGCGTTTCCGGCCGCGCCTCGGCCATGCCGGAAGGCGAGACGCTCGCCGCCTTCGGCGCGACGGGGGCGACGCTTGCCGTGCATCTGGCCATCCACGCGCTGGAGCGGGTGGTGGCCGAACTCGCCCCGGTCTGCGGCGCGGACTGCCCGGTTGCGGTGGTGGTGGAGGCGAGCCGGCCGGCCGAGCGGGTGATATCCGGCACACTGGCCGATATCGTCGCGAAGGTCGCCGCCGAGCCGGTGGAGCGCACCGCGCTGATCCTGGTCGGCCGCGCGCTGGCGGCGGACGGCTTTCGCGAGAGCGCGCTCTACGATGCGACCTATCAGCGGCGCTTCCGGGGGCGCGAATGA
- a CDS encoding cobalamin biosynthesis protein, translated as MIVAGVGSRRGVSAEEVCACVRGAMARHDVKLCDISLMATPALKGGEAGIIKAALDLGLLLVMVPQTQLEAAGARAVTHSERVVALMGVPSVAEASALAAAGRRSTLIGPRFVLGAVTCALAREGVKDMPTETDEGAPQK; from the coding sequence GTGATCGTCGCCGGCGTCGGCAGCCGGCGCGGCGTGAGCGCGGAGGAGGTCTGCGCCTGCGTGCGCGGGGCGATGGCGCGCCATGATGTGAAGCTGTGCGACATCTCGCTGATGGCCACCCCGGCGCTGAAGGGCGGCGAGGCCGGCATCATCAAGGCGGCGCTGGACCTCGGCCTGCTGCTGGTGATGGTGCCGCAGACGCAGCTCGAGGCAGCCGGCGCCCGCGCCGTGACCCATTCCGAGCGTGTCGTCGCGCTGATGGGCGTGCCCTCGGTGGCGGAGGCCTCGGCGCTGGCGGCGGCCGGGCGGCGCTCGACGCTGATCGGGCCGCGCTTCGTGCTCGGCGCCGTGACCTGCGCATTGGCGCGGGAGGGCGTGAAGGACATGCCGACCGAAACGGACGAGGGAGCGCCGCAGAAATGA
- a CDS encoding precorrin-2 C(20)-methyltransferase gives MSALPAGRLVGVGVGPGDPELMTLKAVRALGAADVVAYFAKLGNSSHARAIAHAHFRAGVEELPLGYPVTTEMPKDEAPYRDAIAGFYDASAKAVAAHLDAGRTVAVLSEGDPMFYGSYMHLHVRLADRYPTEVIAGVTGMSGCWSLAGAPIAQGDDVLSVLPGTLAEAELARRLAGADAAVIMKVGRNLPKIRRALAAAGKLDRALYVERGTMSGGYCERLETRADGPAPYFAIVLVPGWGGRI, from the coding sequence ATGAGCGCGCTTCCCGCAGGCCGTCTCGTCGGCGTGGGCGTCGGGCCGGGCGATCCCGAGTTGATGACGCTGAAGGCGGTGCGTGCGCTCGGCGCGGCCGATGTCGTCGCCTATTTCGCCAAGCTGGGCAATTCGAGCCACGCCCGCGCCATCGCCCATGCCCATTTCCGCGCCGGGGTGGAGGAACTGCCGCTCGGCTATCCCGTGACCACCGAGATGCCGAAGGACGAGGCACCCTATCGCGACGCCATCGCCGGCTTCTACGACGCCTCGGCTAAGGCGGTGGCGGCCCATCTCGACGCCGGGCGGACGGTGGCGGTGCTGTCCGAGGGCGACCCGATGTTCTACGGCTCCTACATGCACCTGCATGTGCGGCTCGCCGACCGCTACCCGACTGAGGTCATCGCCGGCGTCACCGGCATGTCCGGCTGCTGGTCGCTGGCCGGCGCACCGATCGCGCAGGGCGACGATGTGCTCTCCGTGCTGCCGGGCACGCTCGCCGAGGCCGAACTGGCGCGCCGCCTCGCCGGGGCGGACGCGGCGGTGATCATGAAGGTGGGGCGCAACCTGCCGAAGATCAGGCGCGCGCTCGCTGCCGCCGGCAAGCTCGACCGCGCGCTCTATGTCGAGCGCGGGACGATGAGCGGGGGCTATTGCGAGCGTCTGGAGACGCGGGCGGACGGGCCGGCGCCCTATTTCGCCATCGTGCTGGTGCCGGGCTGGGGAGGACGCATATGA
- a CDS encoding cobalt-precorrin-6A reductase: MDSTARMNPPSDSRDAGAPRLLILGGTSEARALAAALAARGGYALSLSLAGRTRNPADQPAPTRSGGFGGVEGLAAHLKAERIDALIDATHPFAAIMSGNAAQAARRAGVPLLALVRPEWQPVPGDLWTEAADIADAVEKLGPAPRRVLAALGRNEVRALEAAPQHHYLVRSIDPVEPPLNVPHARYIEARGPFAEADERTLLTENRIDAVLSKNSGGDATYGKIAAARALGIEVIMVARPPRPEGETVGSVEEALVWLERLRHQASPDRRGV, encoded by the coding sequence ATGGACTCAACGGCCCGCATGAACCCGCCTTCCGACAGCCGGGATGCCGGCGCCCCGCGCCTGCTCATCCTCGGCGGCACTTCCGAGGCCCGCGCGCTCGCGGCGGCGCTCGCCGCCCGCGGGGGCTATGCCCTCAGCCTGTCCCTTGCCGGTCGCACGCGCAACCCGGCGGACCAGCCCGCGCCCACGCGCTCGGGCGGCTTCGGCGGCGTGGAGGGGCTGGCGGCGCATCTGAAGGCCGAGCGCATCGATGCGCTCATCGACGCCACCCACCCCTTCGCCGCCATCATGTCCGGCAATGCCGCGCAGGCCGCGCGCCGCGCCGGCGTGCCGCTGCTCGCCCTCGTGCGGCCGGAATGGCAGCCCGTTCCCGGCGATCTCTGGACCGAGGCGGCCGACATTGCCGACGCGGTGGAGAAACTCGGCCCCGCCCCGCGCCGCGTGCTCGCCGCGCTCGGGCGCAACGAGGTCCGCGCGCTGGAAGCCGCCCCGCAGCACCACTATCTCGTGCGCAGCATCGATCCCGTCGAGCCGCCGCTCAACGTGCCGCACGCCCGTTACATCGAGGCGCGCGGGCCCTTCGCGGAAGCGGACGAGCGCACGCTGCTGACCGAGAACCGCATCGACGCCGTGCTCTCCAAGAACAGCGGTGGGGACGCCACCTATGGCAAGATCGCCGCCGCCCGCGCGCTCGGCATCGAGGTGATCATGGTCGCCCGCCCGCCCCGCCCGGAGGGCGAGACCGTGGGCAGCGTCGAGGAGGCGCTGGTCTGGCTGGAGCGCCTCCGCCATCAGGCATCCCCCGACCGCCGGGGCGTGTAG
- a CDS encoding cobyrinate a,c-diamide synthase has translation MTARGFIIAAPRSGSGKTTVTLGVAAALAARGVRVRAVKSGPDYIDPAFHAAATGQPGLNLDSFAMSPALVDALAGEAAREADLVVVEASMGLFDGIGGEAGRSGAAADLAARLDLPVVLVLDISGQSQSAAAVVRGFATHDPAVRIAGVILNKVASERHRAQASEAIAALGIQILGSLPRDGATSLPERHLGLVQAAEHPALAAALDELAARARAHIDLDALVALAAPIRVGGPAPVALPPPGQRIALARDVAFSFAYEHLLAGWRRAGAEILPFSPLADEAPADTADVCWLPGGYPELHGGTLAQAGRFLDGVREFARTRPVHGECGGFMVLGEAIEDAEGTSHRMLGLLGHATSFARRRLNLGYRRAVTLTASPVGPAGTRLRGHEFHYASVTHRGDDAPLVELSDGQGKSLGPAGSRRGPVSGTFFHVIAVDQPLE, from the coding sequence ATGACCGCGCGTGGATTCATCATCGCGGCGCCGCGTTCGGGCTCGGGAAAGACCACGGTGACGCTCGGCGTGGCGGCGGCGCTGGCGGCGCGCGGCGTGCGAGTGCGGGCGGTCAAGTCCGGGCCGGACTATATCGACCCGGCCTTCCATGCCGCCGCGACCGGGCAGCCGGGCCTCAATCTCGACAGCTTCGCCATGAGCCCGGCGCTGGTCGACGCGCTGGCCGGCGAGGCCGCGCGCGAGGCCGACCTCGTGGTCGTCGAGGCGTCGATGGGCCTGTTCGACGGCATCGGCGGCGAGGCGGGGCGCAGCGGCGCGGCGGCGGATCTCGCCGCCCGGCTCGACCTGCCGGTGGTGCTGGTGCTCGACATTTCCGGTCAGTCGCAATCGGCCGCCGCCGTGGTGCGCGGCTTCGCCACCCACGACCCGGCGGTGCGCATCGCCGGGGTGATCCTCAACAAGGTGGCGAGCGAGCGCCACCGGGCGCAGGCGAGCGAGGCGATCGCGGCGCTGGGTATCCAGATATTGGGCAGCCTGCCGCGTGACGGGGCGACAAGCCTGCCGGAGCGCCATCTCGGCCTCGTGCAGGCGGCCGAGCATCCCGCCCTCGCGGCGGCGCTCGACGAGCTGGCGGCGCGGGCGCGGGCGCATATCGACCTCGACGCGCTGGTCGCGCTGGCGGCGCCGATCCGCGTCGGCGGGCCGGCGCCGGTGGCGCTGCCTCCGCCCGGCCAGCGCATCGCGCTGGCGCGCGACGTCGCCTTCTCCTTCGCCTACGAGCATCTGCTCGCCGGCTGGCGGCGGGCGGGGGCGGAAATCCTGCCCTTCTCGCCGCTCGCCGACGAGGCGCCTGCCGACACGGCGGATGTGTGCTGGCTGCCGGGCGGCTATCCCGAGCTGCACGGCGGCACCCTCGCCCAGGCGGGGCGCTTCCTCGACGGCGTGCGCGAATTCGCGCGGACGCGGCCGGTGCATGGCGAGTGCGGAGGCTTCATGGTGCTGGGCGAGGCGATCGAGGACGCCGAGGGCACCTCCCACCGCATGCTCGGCCTGCTCGGCCACGCCACCAGCTTCGCCCGGCGCCGGCTCAATCTCGGCTACCGCCGCGCGGTGACGCTCACCGCCTCGCCGGTGGGGCCGGCGGGAACGCGGTTGCGCGGACATGAGTTCCATTATGCCAGCGTCACACATCGCGGCGACGATGCGCCGCTGGTCGAACTGAGCGACGGGCAGGGTAAGTCTCTGGGGCCTGCCGGCAGCCGACGCGGGCCGGTGTCGGGGACTTTCTTCCACGTCATCGCGGTCGACCAACCACTGGAGTGA